The Phaseolus vulgaris cultivar G19833 chromosome 5, P. vulgaris v2.0, whole genome shotgun sequence genomic interval GCATTTAATGTTAATGTTGGTCAATTCTTTTGATGCTTCTTAAGTTTCTCTACTAATGAAAGTTGTTACTAAAAAATTTTCACAGCTCGGATTTTCTTGGCACCAACTTCACAATTTATGACAGCCAGCCACCCCATAGTGGTGCAAGACCATCAAGTGGCAGGGCCAGTCGGCGGTTTGCCAGCAAGCAGATAAGCCCGCAAGTTCCTGCAGGTAACTTTGAGGTGGGGCAGGTATCCTACAagttcaacctgttgaaatcaAGAGGGCCACGGAGAATGGTTTGCTCTTTGAAGTCTCCCGTGACTCCTGTCACACCTACGGGTGAAAGTTCAGATAGCACATCTCTTGATGGCCATAAGATGCACGATAAAGAACACGCTGCTGCTTCTGGCTACACAATCTTGAAGAATAAAGCTCCCAGGTGGCATGAGCATTTGCAATGCTGGTGCTTGAATTTCCATGGTCGTGTGACAGTGGCCTCAGTGAAGAACTTTCAGCTGGTTGCAACAGTGGACCAAAGCCAACCTGGAGGGAAAGGAGATGAGGAAACAGTTCTTCTCCAGTTTGGTAAAGTAGGGGATGATACTTTCACCATGGATTATAGGCAGCCCTTATCTGCTTTCCAGGCTTTTGCCATTTGCTTAACTAGCTTTGGCACTAAACTTGCTTGTGAGTAATATAATTTTGGTGTGGTCACTGCTTATTTATTCCGTGGGAAATGGATGTTTTAAGTGAATAGTTATTTTTTACTCGGCTTTGAGTCCACACATTTGATTGCAGGAAGCTTGTTGTTGTAAATGTTATATCATCAATAGGACATGACATCTTCCATAATCAAATATATTACCTATTCACCCCAATGGTccacaaattttattttaattcacgTTAGTGTAAGCATGTTATGGAACTTTTCTAAGTTCAGTTTCTTTTGCTTAAGGACCACGCACTCGGATTGTGATTCTATTTTTCTGGTAAAACAGATTAGACCAAATAAGGTGGCatttcaatattcaatttctgtTGTTGACAAATACACGTCACACCAATGTAGTACACGTTCTATTAATCATAAAGCTTTATTTCTTCTCTTTGGTATCCGGTACCTTGTGCTTAGGCGTGGATTATTCTGGATCAGCAATAAAGTGAACAGCATGTGGATTGTTCTAGACAGAAAAGATGTTTCATTTGAGCCCTATATAAGTTCTGTAGTCTAATCTAGtaaataatttagttattttatatcatttaattgtaaaaatatgtGTATATTTTTGTAAGAGAAAATATCTTAGGTACTAAAGAGTACGATCATGCTTTATTATGACAAGTAagtttgctgataaaaaataatcaaattctaatatttaattaaatgacAATGTAAAAGTTTTAGGCTTCGTTTCCATTTATTAAACTATATTAAATAAAGTATTCATAATGTCTTTGTGCATTCAAATTTACGTAGGGTTGTTTAGAAAAAAATCTTAAGTTGGtaagaaattataattttaagatGTGTTGAAGCAAAGACAGTACACAACATGGTTTACCTTAGTGCAGAAAATTGTCATGATTGAAGCTGAAGCAACATCATCTGCTTTATGAATGACAATGGATAATGGGTTGGTTGTGGCATAAATGATTTATGAATATTACAGGTATAATTTAGTCTTttctaataacttttttttttattagggtTGTTCTAGAATGGGAGTTGGAATTTAGAAAACTATTGAGATCACTCTTCTTCTATTCTGTCAGTCAAACGTATTGTATTTCAACTTTCCTTCTTGTTAGCTCCTTCTTTCTCTCCACTCATTGTACCTCTCGGTCTTTTAGTAACACAGGTTCAAATGGTATCcgcagaaggcactccgacgctcaaatcAGTAAAAGTATTCGACGCTCGATTGTCAGAACACGATAGATGATGACGTATCTAGATCTTGAAATaagtgttatttatattacattTGGTGAATTTTTCTTATTAGAATAGATCAAAGAGTTGAACCACTTTTAGATATGCTTTACCTATTTTTTAAtcacaaattaattttatttactttgtTTATACATAATTGAATGTAAAATATCAATGAGCGAATTGAGAGATGACAATCATATCGGTCAATCCATAGTTGGAATCGATACATATGATCAATCATATGACCTCAAAGGCTACATGGCCATTCCCTTTGCTTAAGGGAAAAGTGATTGAAAAGTTAGGTCCCACCATTTAAATGAAGCTGATTCCATTTAATGAAGAAAATCCATTTAGCAAAATATCTCATagaggagagagaaagaatGACATTTAGAAGCAAATATTTTGTCGTTAGGTCTCTTCGCAGATTTGCTGTCTTCTGATTTGATTTCAAGGTCATTCCATTGTACTGCAACGGTTGGTAAATGCTCACCTTATTTCATTAGGTAGTTCATCTTTTgtcattaataattatttatcatttcGAGTTATTCTCTCTCTATATCGGAATCTGTATATATACCAGTTAATGAAAATAACAATGAAATGTGATtgattgattttattatttttttatgaccaGATTTTGATTATGTTATGTGTTTTATAAAGATATTTATTTAACAATCGCCTAAGAGCAGCTCCTAAAATTTGCTCGAGATTTTTGTTGTTGGATATATTAGGTTTTGAAACAGgataacaaaaagaaaataaatcttATGGTTTTCATTTTACTTAATCTTCGTCAGTAAACACATAATGTTAgcacatttttttttagaattgacAATTTGCTTTGCAACTTTGGTAAATTAAATTTTACGTTTGTTCTCACAtgattacttttaaaatttaaggtTGTGTGATGGTCAATTTCTGTGTCAAATCATAATTAAAATGTTTGGCCTTAATTTGTAGGTATGTATGTTTCGTTGAATAGTAATAGTGAATTCttttataaatcaattaaaCGAGTCTAATATTGAATCAATAGCTTCATTGGTTAGTCACTAACAAATGtactttttctcttttaaaaatattaatttgagtTTACCCCTTtcgatttatttttttataaaaaaacacatgCTACAAATTACCAAACTAAATGTATGTTAATAGTTTGGTACAAGCTTCTCTCTGTTATTCTCTCaagacttatttatttatttataactttttgcCAAATTGAGTTCCAagagttatttatttataactttgaATTTTATTCAAGATTCTATCCTTAAGGACATCATATATATGGTTGCACAAACTtgatttataaaagaaaaaaagggtCATCACAAAGTTTTAGATTCCAAATAAAATGGTACCAGAAAATTCCTTCAAATCACAAGGAATTGGGTGCTGCTGATGAAAGGGAGAAATAAACAGAATTGCTACTGTTTATCTAGCAGAATGTAACTGAGatgctaaaaaaaaataaattcaattaaaGTATGTGTGTAACTATAAACAACACATTATAATTTGAAGTTTGCATACTCATATGAAACTTTTCCACTTTATTTTCtggtttatgaaaaaataatcgaagatttgaaattttttaaaataatttatgttaaaaatacttaaggattatgtaatcttaaagtttttttttattaagaaatttttttttaaaatttttttatacttttgaaTAATGTAATTCGAAAGTTATTCTTTATCGAAAAAATAGTTATGGATTGTAAATtttgaaagttattttttaactttaagattttataatctaaaagtaaattttcacttagaagtattttttttttatgaaaatgattttgaaattacacaattttttttttaattctgtaGTCCTGTAATTTTCTGAATTGCATAGTCTAGTTTGaaagtgattttttatttattttgaattgtctaataaaattttattttaaattacataatttaaaaagatatatataaatattttttttaattatacaatCTAGATTAGTTCTTTTCTTAAGTTCATCTatgagattatatatatatatatatatatatatatatatatatatatatatatatatatatatatatataaataaaaaaggatGGACAACAATGATAAGGAGGTGGCAGCCGAAAACGACAAAAGAACAACCAAAAGAAGTGACGAAAATAAAATAACAGTTTATCGTTTAACCACCTTtacaaaaatcatataaaaattataagagtacacaaataaataaatgtttcatCTCGTGAGAGGCCAATTATATATAAGATCAAATAATAggtgaataaaaattaaaaatatctctATATATAAACATATAGACATATAGTTGGAAACCTATATTTATTTGATACCtgaatgtttttttctttttaaatagtTGAAGTCGCAAGATGATTtatgaaaattcaaaatcttaCAAAGATATGGTTTTATATTGGTTAGACCTCGGTCATCAGCATCATATCGGTATCAGATAAATGTTGACGAATTTTTTCTATCAACAATAATAACATTTGTGTTCATGATTAAAAAACATACTGCaaacatcaataaaaaataataagaaaaaaaaaatctaattcacatctaaaataatatactaAAAACGAAAAGTTTTAACATAAGTTATTTAACatatatgtttatataattttaagaattgatttaactaataatttttttaattttcgttaaattttaatttattttttttaataaaataatagaggtgtttttaaccttcgtttaatttcaaaggtttatttaaaattttaggaattgatttagttaacgaatatttttaaattttcgttaagttttaaaaattattaaatttttttaataaaataatagagGTGTTTTTaggttaaatttcaaaggtttattttaaaatttcagcAAAATAATAGAGGTTTCATTAACCAtcattaaattccaaaggtttattctaaaacatcAGCAAAATACgaagttttttttaaccttagttaaattttaaaggtttattctaaaacctcagcaaaataacgaaggttttCTGAACCTTCGCTAAATTTCAAATGTTCATTTTTAAAATCTCAGCAAAagaataaagattttttttaactttcgttaAATTTTTAAGATTTATTATAGAACCTTAATAACTCCaaatttttcaaacttcaataaataaatcaatataattaaatctatttataaataaataattaaaaactacacagttttaatatattttataactaaattctctaaaattttgaaagttccTCATGCACTTCTCGCAGGCGATAATGGATGCAGTGATACCATCCACATTCGTAGGGCCGAAAGCTACGTTCACTGGTATGGAAGATCCAAAGGCCTATCTCACCGCGTTTCATACGTATATGATGCTGGTTGGCGATTCTGACGCCGTGAGGtgcaagttgttcatgagcacgtTGGTAGGGACGGCGAtagactggttcatcagcctcccagacgACCACGTGACTTCGTTTGCACAACTTTCACAGTTGTTCAGGGAGCAATATATCGCGAACCGCACCCCCCACCCAATTCTTACGACCTCTTTGACGTAaggcagtatcaaggggagacgtTGAAGGAGTCCGTGAATCGTTTCAGGGCGCAGGTGGTAAAGGTCGCCACCAAGGATGAAACAATGATGGTTCATGCGTTTCGGAAAGGGATTTGTCCTGGCCCTTTCAGTGAATCCCTCATCAGAAACCGCCCCAAGACCTTTGCTGAGATTAGGCGTCGTGCGGTGGTGCACGTCGCAGCAAAAGGTGAAGTGAATGAAAGCGCGCGTGTGTTGTGCCCACGCGCCCACGTGCGCAGCCCATGAGGGTGCATGAAGCTGCAACGGACAAGAAGAGTTAGGGAAGGAAGCGACCCTAAGAGTCTAGAAAGCCCCAGGCTAAGGGACGTGCGAGGGAGAATAAGCCAGTGAGGCACAGTTTCGTGGTGGAGCTGAAGGATCTCATagccgtgcccaacatagcagaAAGGCTGAAGATCCCAGCGAAGACTGACTAGGTGCTGGGACCCCACAAGGATGcattgatgagaatcaaataaaggaggcttttattaatgaaggaagagggcattcaccctcacatttgaagttcttccttctagtcttctcaaaattaaaagaagacataaaataaagagaggatcaagcctaaagccaaagaagtctacaagctttcaagaatgggcttcaattaaatatctctctttatagtttcttttaaattgtaaataatatagaatagtgtttagaaagatgcttagagggaaacattagacacctcttttgtaaaaacatctctaggctttagtttagaaaattctagaagcttggggagtgagcttagtaaggggggcgTAAGCTTAGGAgcattttgggtagcttagggaataagctatgtaaattaccaacccttgctcctataaaaggagggcttaggtcttTCATAAtacagatttgaattttgaattagagaaactctactcaatttgagagagaattggagagctttgtgccttcctcacttagtcttatcttgagagttctttggttacctcaagtggcggcatagcacactcatcttggagtctccatcctctaagtggcgtgatcatccaaccaatcctccatcttcatgagcttactcttctccttccttccttctctttttatgttcatgtcttagcttgtttcctttgTTTTTCAGTTCGGTTTTCTAGTGTTCTTGTTGTTTTGCTTCGGTTCCTTTTTCTATTTGCTGTTCctcattgtttcttcttcttttctagcTTAATTGTTCGCTGCATTTCTGTTCTTATGCATTTTGTTCGGTGCTTTTGCCTTTTCATtcaatttgttcggttcaatttgacaatacatggaacttccatatgagtttgggttttggtactagtcttggtgagttcttgatcatagaaccttgatccaattctatcataaagtgcctatctcatatccaactcaagatgagtccatagaatgtcaaagaatcatctcttctttgctattggattcatatcatgtggtatctagagtttaggtgtgttcttgtttaattttgagttgtgttgcactttaattcaagagctctataattcttgttgtttacatttatgtttttaggcttattttgagttttcttgc includes:
- the LOC137835254 gene encoding tubby-like F-box protein 7: MSLRKVFRSRKFSRSFKEAPAVGTAEGGITGNGGEHAHENGWSNMLPEILCEIVRRVDAAEEQWPNRQNVVSCACVCKRWRDITREVVREPLHTGKITFPSCLKQPGPREVPHQCLIKRNKKTSTFYLYLALSPSFTDKGKFLLAARRYRCGTHTEYIISLDADDLSQGSNAYVGKLSSDFLGTNFTIYDSQPPHSGARPSSGRASRRFASKQISPQVPAGNFEVGQVSYKFNLLKSRGPRRMVCSLKSPVTPVTPTGESSDSTSLDGHKMHDKEHAAASGYTILKNKAPRWHEHLQCWCLNFHGRVTVASVKNFQLVATVDQSQPGGKGDEETVLLQFGKVGDDTFTMDYRQPLSAFQAFAICLTSFGTKLACE